The following are encoded in a window of Deinococcus sp. YIM 134068 genomic DNA:
- a CDS encoding GyrI-like domain-containing protein, with the protein MGASYWCSVMATALFSSTTAAQTFLASQQSGCPDATPEEEKLFRLIPVPTPRIETKGRLQLVGINAHLAAHQQADFAKIPQAWSLLSSRMVQLEGKTNRSSAFTNVGAPNRFSGYEVCFGAGGGNFYFMPAVEVSTTRFVPPGMTVLVLPPQRYAVFSFSGQRADIGNLRYSIAKTFWKTSKYVRADAPNITVYPPGDTGRSETVELQFWIPIKP; encoded by the coding sequence TTCGGTGATGGCCACGGCCCTCTTCTCGTCCACCACCGCGGCGCAGACCTTCCTGGCCAGCCAGCAGTCGGGATGTCCCGACGCCACGCCCGAGGAGGAGAAGTTGTTCCGGTTGATACCTGTGCCAACTCCGCGGATCGAAACGAAAGGCCGTTTGCAGTTGGTTGGAATCAATGCACACCTGGCTGCTCACCAGCAGGCCGATTTCGCTAAGATTCCCCAGGCATGGTCGCTGCTGTCGTCCCGCATGGTCCAGCTTGAGGGCAAGACCAACCGGAGTTCAGCGTTCACCAATGTTGGGGCGCCCAACCGCTTCTCCGGGTATGAAGTCTGTTTCGGTGCCGGGGGAGGGAACTTCTACTTCATGCCTGCCGTGGAGGTCAGCACGACGCGGTTCGTGCCGCCGGGAATGACGGTTCTCGTGCTGCCCCCTCAGCGTTACGCCGTTTTCTCATTCAGCGGACAGCGGGCCGATATCGGCAACCTGCGCTATAGCATTGCCAAAACGTTCTGGAAGACGTCGAAGTATGTGCGGGCCGACGCCCCCAACATCACCGTCTACCCACCGGGTGACACGGGCCGCTCCGAGACAGTGGAACTGCAGTTCTGGATACCGATCAAACCCTGA